A genome region from Arachis duranensis cultivar V14167 chromosome 8, aradu.V14167.gnm2.J7QH, whole genome shotgun sequence includes the following:
- the LOC110274709 gene encoding G-type lectin S-receptor-like serine/threonine-protein kinase LECRK1, whose protein sequence is MVACASMQDNGNFVLKDKDGNIVWESFEEPSDTLLPGQNFSKSQPFNLQARQSETNFSASNNFNLSWQPDGNLVLYYSQNHQEDEQTQNYAYWATGTDGRGSRLFFDEFGRIYVTDDNNTELVQVTNGNPSSTQYFYMARIESDGVFRLYDYYQKTNEEDNCSSGWKELEREPDDICVLNIAQNENFICGLNSYCVSTNGKPQCMCPDNYSYFVQPNDPNNLTSCRPDFPPPSCLVNGWETDPAKVDFQERPNLNWPFSDYELVSGDFDKYTCRERCGGDCFCAAAVYNVDKDNVAHCWKKKYPLSNGRSSTKAENGTIVFLKFRKAGSGNQHRSYLTLILSFLLGSSVFLNILLVLGILGIYMFLRKRKMLGQQLVASMAPETVRSYTYKELEKATRGFKQRLGQGAFGTVYKGVLELGSNTKRYVAIKKLDKVVEEGENEFKTEVSVIGQTHHRNLVRLLGYCDEGEHRLLVYEYMSNGSLASFLFGISRPHWNQRVQIGLGIAKGLTYLHEECNTQFIHCDIKPQNILLDDLFAPRISDFGLAKLLLAEQTRATKTHARGTIGYFAPEWFTKASITSKVDVYSFGVVLLELICCKSSIVFSMSNDEEQALIDWAYDCYKHGKLVQLVENDEEAKNDIRRVEKHVMVAIWCVQDDPSLRPSMKKVAQMLEDVIAVPLPPRPSMFCSSSATSLSSVSF, encoded by the coding sequence ATGGTAGCTTGTGCTTCTATGCAAGATAACGGAAACTTTGTTCTTAAAGACAAAGACGGTAATATAGTTTGGGAGAGTTTCGAAGAACCAAGCGACACGCTTCTCCCCGGTCAGAATTTTTCCAAGTCTCAACCATTCAATTTGCAAGCTCGTCAATCGGAAACAAATTTCTCAGCTAGCAATAACTTCAATCTCAGCTGGCAACCCGATGGCAATTTGGTACTTTACTATTCTCAAAATCACCAAGAAGATGAACAGACGCAGAATTATGCATACTGGGCAACCGGAACTGACGGTCGCGGATCGCGTTTATTCTTCGATGAGTTCGGACGGATTTACGTTACGGATGATAATAACACGGAGCTGGTCCAAGTAACAAACGGGAACCCAAGTTCAACTCAATATTTTTACATGGCGAGAATTGAATCTGATGGAGTCTTCAGGCTGTACGATTATTACCAGAAGACGAACGAGGAGGATAACTGTTCTTCTGGATGGAAAGAGTTGGAACGAGAACCTGATGATATATGTGTTCTTAACATAGCTCAGAATGAAAATTTTATCTGTGGGCTTAACAGTTATTGTGTTTCCACAAATGGAAAGCCTCAATGCATGTGTCCGGATAATTATTCCTATTTTGTGCAGCCTAATGATCCAAACAACTTAACAAGTTGTAGGCCGGATTTTCCGCCTCCCAGCTGTCTGGTCAACGGCTGGGAGACGGATCCGGCCAAGGTGGATTTCCAAGAACGGCCGAATTTGAACTGGCCTTTCTCCGATTACGAGTTGGTGAGCGGTGATTTCGATAAGTACACGTGTCGAGAAAGGTGCGGTGGCGATTGCTTCTGTGCTGCGGCTGTATACAACGTTGATAAGGACAACGTGGCACATTGTTGGAAGAAGAAGTACCCTTTGAGTAATGGAAGGTCTAGTACGAAAGCCGAAAATGGAACAATAGTGTTCCTCAAGTTTCGCAAGGCAGGGTCTGGTAACCAACATCGATCTTATTTAACACTTATATTGTCATTTCTTCTTGGGAGCTCGGTTTTCCTCAACATTCTGTTGGTGTTGGGAATTCTTGGAATTTACATGTTCTTGCGCAAGAGAAAGATGTTAGGGCAGCAACTGGTTGCGAGCATGGCGCCGGAGACGGTTAGAAGCTACACATACAAAGAGCTTGAGAAGGCGACACGTGGATTCAAACAGAGATTGGGTCAAGGTGCTTTTGGAACTGTGTATAAAGGGGTATTAGAATTAGGGTCTAATACGAAAAGATATGTAGCTATTAAAAAGTTAGATAAGGTGGTTGAAGAAGGTGAAAATGAATTCAAAACAGAGGTGAGTGTGATAGGCCAAACCCACCACCGGAATTTGGTTCGCTTGCTTGGTTACTGCGACGAAGGGGAGCATCGTCTTCTTGTGTATGAGTACATGAGCAATGGTTCATTGGCGAGCTTTCTTTTTGGGATTTCTAGGCCTCATTGGAATCAAAGAGTGCAAATTGGATTGGGAATAGCTAAAGGACTCACATACTTGCATGAAGAGTGTAACACCCAATTCATTCATTGCGATATAAAGCCTCAAAACATTCTTCTGGACGACTTATTCGCACCCAGGATATCCGATTTTGGGCTGGCAAAGCTGTTGCTGGCAGAGCAAACTCGCGCCACTAAGACGCACGCGAGAGGGACTATTGGATACTTTGCACCTGAATGGTTTACAAAAGCTTCAATCACAAGCAAAGTGGATGTTTATAGCTTTGGAGTGGTGCTGCTAGAGCTCATATGCTGCAAATCCAGTATTGTGTTTTCAATGTCAAATGATGAAGAACAAGCGCTTATAGATTGGGCATATGATTGTTACAAACATGGAAAATTGGTTCAGCTTGTTGAGAATGATGAGGAGGCAAAGAATGATATTAGGAGGGTAGAAAAACATGTTATGGTAGCAATTTGGTGCGTTCAAGATGATCCTTCACTAAGGCCTTCTATGAAGAAGGTTGCTCAAATGCTTGAGGATGTTATTGCTGTACCTTTGCCACCTCGACCTTCCATGTTTTGTTCATCATCTGCAACTTCGTTAAGTAGtgtttctttttga
- the LOC107463057 gene encoding protein EMSY-LIKE 3 isoform X1, which translates to MDYEPFDSSGTDDDLPPAHQNRIPRGGGRLAGNGRSAVGSIPYPRMYGDVDMEAQIHQLEQEAYSSVLRAFKAQADAITWEKESLITELRKELRLSNEEHRELLSRVNADDVIRRIREWRQAGGHQPGVGNTGPALHDSNPSPTVSAPHKKAKITPSGATRSLGVPSSSFHPQPLTTPHQPSSSGPKRGSVPGSKAKKQKPGQMPPGASSMKQFPSGRGGRNQVPNNRVGDLAEGASFDSLIGRRVRTKWPDDNNFYEAVIADFNPANGLHNLVYDMGSANETWEWVNLSEISPEDIQWVGEDPGINLRGGIAGPGHGMNRPVGRDSVPGAGRGRGIPKGQSRKDILSSQNGIGKKAPDDIQILHTDTLIKEVERVFSVNRPDPSEVDKAKKVLNDHEQALIDAIARLEDFSDGESDGGGHHFSHTQSMDRD; encoded by the exons ATGGACTACGAACCCTTCGATAGTAGTG GAACCGATGATGATCTTCCACCAGCACACCAAAATAGGATTCCCAGGGGTGGAGGTCGTCTTGCTGGGAATGGTAGATCTGCTGTGGGTTCAATTCCATACCCCAGGATGTATGGTGATGTTGATATGGAAGCACAAATTCACCAACTTGAGCAGGAAGCATACAGTTCAGTTCTACGAGCCTTTAAAGCTCAAGCTGATGCCATTACTTGg GAGAAAGAAAGTTTGATTACAGAACTGAGAAAAGAACTGAGATTGTCAAATGAGGAACACAGAGAACTTCTAAGTCGGGTTAATGCAGATGACGTGATTCGAAGGATAAG AGAATGGAGACAGGCAGGTGGCCATCAGCCAGGCGTCGGAAATACTGGTCCAGCACTTCATGATTCTAATCCCAGCCCAACAGTCTCTGCACCTCACAAAAAGGCCAAGATAACGCCATCTGGAGCAACACGGTCTTTAGGTGtgccttcttcttcatttcatCCCCAACCACTGACTACGCCCCACCAGCCATCTTCTTCGGGACCCAAACGAGGATCTGTTCCTGGATCAAAGGCAAAGAAGCAAAAACCT GGTCAAATGCCACCTGGTGCATCTTCAATGAAGCAATTTCCATCAGGACGAGGTGGAAGGAATCAAGTGCCTAATAATAGGGTGGGTGACCTAGCTGAGGGAGCATCATTTGATTCATTGATTGGTAGGAGAGTGCGGACAAAATGGCCCGATGACAATAACTTCTATGAAGCTGTTATCGCAGACTTCAATCCGGCTAAT GGCCTACATAATCTGGTCTATGACATGGGAAGTGCAAATGAGACATGGGAATGGGTTAATCTTTCAGAG ATATCTCCTGAAGATATTCAATGGGTGGGTGAGGATCCTGGAATCAATCTTCGTGGGGGTATAGCGGGTCCTGGGCATGGGATGAATAGGCCTGTCGGACGTGATAGTGTTCCAGGGGCCGGAAGAGGTAGGGGAATTCCAAAGGGGCAATCCAGGAAAGATATCTTGTCATCACAGAACGGCATAGGAAAGAAAGCTCCAGATGATATACAAATACTTCACACAGACACACTAATCAAGGAG GTGGAGAGAGTATTCAGTGTGAATCGTCCTGATCCCTCTGAAGTTGACAAAGCAAAGAAAGTATTGAAT GATCATGAGCAAGCTCTTATTGATGCCATTGCAAGACTTGAAGATTTTTCTGATGGTGAGAGTG
- the LOC107463057 gene encoding protein EMSY-LIKE 3 isoform X2 codes for MDYEPFDSSGTDDDLPPAHQNRIPRGGGRLAGNGRSAVGSIPYPRMYGDVDMEAQIHQLEQEAYSSVLRAFKAQADAITWEKESLITELRKELRLSNEEHRELLSRVNADDVIRRIREWRQAGGHQPGVGNTGPALHDSNPSPTVSAPHKKAKITPSGATRSLGVPSSSFHPQPLTTPHQPSSSGPKRGSVPGSKAKKQKPGQMPPGASSMKQFPSGRGGRNQVPNNRVGDLAEGASFDSLIGRRVRTKWPDDNNFYEAVIADFNPANGLHNLVYDMGSANETWEWVNLSEISPEDIQWVGEDPGINLRGGIAGPGHGMNRPVGRDSVPGAGRGRGIPKGQSRKDILSSQNGIGKKAPDDIQILHTDTLIKEVERVFSVNRPDPSEVDKAKKVLNDHEQALIDAIARLEDFSDDGGGHHFSHTQSMDRD; via the exons ATGGACTACGAACCCTTCGATAGTAGTG GAACCGATGATGATCTTCCACCAGCACACCAAAATAGGATTCCCAGGGGTGGAGGTCGTCTTGCTGGGAATGGTAGATCTGCTGTGGGTTCAATTCCATACCCCAGGATGTATGGTGATGTTGATATGGAAGCACAAATTCACCAACTTGAGCAGGAAGCATACAGTTCAGTTCTACGAGCCTTTAAAGCTCAAGCTGATGCCATTACTTGg GAGAAAGAAAGTTTGATTACAGAACTGAGAAAAGAACTGAGATTGTCAAATGAGGAACACAGAGAACTTCTAAGTCGGGTTAATGCAGATGACGTGATTCGAAGGATAAG AGAATGGAGACAGGCAGGTGGCCATCAGCCAGGCGTCGGAAATACTGGTCCAGCACTTCATGATTCTAATCCCAGCCCAACAGTCTCTGCACCTCACAAAAAGGCCAAGATAACGCCATCTGGAGCAACACGGTCTTTAGGTGtgccttcttcttcatttcatCCCCAACCACTGACTACGCCCCACCAGCCATCTTCTTCGGGACCCAAACGAGGATCTGTTCCTGGATCAAAGGCAAAGAAGCAAAAACCT GGTCAAATGCCACCTGGTGCATCTTCAATGAAGCAATTTCCATCAGGACGAGGTGGAAGGAATCAAGTGCCTAATAATAGGGTGGGTGACCTAGCTGAGGGAGCATCATTTGATTCATTGATTGGTAGGAGAGTGCGGACAAAATGGCCCGATGACAATAACTTCTATGAAGCTGTTATCGCAGACTTCAATCCGGCTAAT GGCCTACATAATCTGGTCTATGACATGGGAAGTGCAAATGAGACATGGGAATGGGTTAATCTTTCAGAG ATATCTCCTGAAGATATTCAATGGGTGGGTGAGGATCCTGGAATCAATCTTCGTGGGGGTATAGCGGGTCCTGGGCATGGGATGAATAGGCCTGTCGGACGTGATAGTGTTCCAGGGGCCGGAAGAGGTAGGGGAATTCCAAAGGGGCAATCCAGGAAAGATATCTTGTCATCACAGAACGGCATAGGAAAGAAAGCTCCAGATGATATACAAATACTTCACACAGACACACTAATCAAGGAG GTGGAGAGAGTATTCAGTGTGAATCGTCCTGATCCCTCTGAAGTTGACAAAGCAAAGAAAGTATTGAAT GATCATGAGCAAGCTCTTATTGATGCCATTGCAAGACTTGAAGATTTTTCTGATG